One window from the genome of Nitrosospira multiformis encodes:
- a CDS encoding AMP-dependent synthetase/ligase, with translation MQNSQHDLNIIPVEVAGTLNGLFSERVRRSPEGVAYRDYDRSSGKWRDLTWEQMDQGILRWQAALSQENLVAGDRVAVMLRNCPEWVMFEHAALRMGLVVVPLYTADRVENAAYILSDAGVKVLLLEELAQWRAFSGLVHQVGDLTRVVTIQSSPEKVDDHRVLALHDWLPEQAGEIQSIKADPHQLATIIYTSGTSGRPKGVMLSHHNILTNAYGCSQIVPLSRGDLLLSFLPLSHAYERTGGYYVPMMCGATVAYARSIQQLPEDLLIIRPTILVSVPRIYERVYGGIRAKLAEGSAVSRKLFNLTVDIGFSRFEYQQRRDSWHLSHLLWPLLDSLVAKKVMAKLGGRLRGAMTGGAALSTDVSRIFIGLGLPLLQGYGMTESSPVVCSNTFDNNVPGTVGRPIPGVEVKLGENNALLIHGPNVMLGYWNDPEATKAVLTPDGWLNSGDIARIDENGGITITGRLKEIIVMSTGEKVPPADMEAAILRDPLFEQVMLIGEGRSYLSALVVLNSGHWEGLSGQYHLDRDWRNLAQDQKLEEILLEKITRQISEFPGYAKVYRVALAQEPWTIENGMLTPTLKLRRGRVLDRYKAEVGRLYEGH, from the coding sequence ATGCAAAACAGTCAGCACGACCTGAACATTATTCCGGTGGAAGTAGCCGGGACACTGAACGGTCTGTTCAGTGAGCGAGTCCGCCGATCACCCGAAGGGGTGGCTTACCGGGATTACGACCGGTCAAGCGGCAAATGGCGCGATCTTACCTGGGAACAGATGGATCAGGGTATCCTGCGCTGGCAGGCCGCACTCTCTCAGGAAAATCTTGTGGCCGGCGACCGGGTGGCGGTGATGTTACGAAACTGCCCGGAATGGGTGATGTTCGAACATGCCGCGCTGAGAATGGGGTTGGTGGTCGTGCCTCTTTACACGGCTGATCGCGTGGAAAATGCCGCCTATATTCTGTCCGACGCTGGCGTCAAAGTGTTATTGCTGGAGGAGCTTGCGCAGTGGCGGGCATTTTCCGGCTTGGTCCATCAGGTCGGCGATCTGACGCGCGTCGTGACAATTCAGAGCAGTCCCGAAAAAGTTGACGATCATCGCGTGCTTGCGCTGCATGACTGGCTGCCGGAGCAAGCCGGAGAGATACAGTCCATCAAAGCCGATCCGCATCAACTGGCCACTATCATATACACCTCCGGCACTTCAGGGCGCCCCAAGGGGGTGATGCTGAGCCATCACAATATACTCACGAATGCGTACGGCTGCTCGCAGATTGTGCCGCTATCACGGGGTGATCTGTTGCTCTCATTTCTTCCCCTGTCGCATGCCTATGAACGCACGGGCGGTTATTACGTCCCCATGATGTGTGGGGCCACGGTGGCTTATGCCCGCTCGATTCAGCAGTTGCCGGAGGATCTGCTGATCATTCGTCCCACTATCCTGGTTTCGGTACCCCGAATCTATGAGCGGGTGTACGGCGGAATTCGCGCCAAACTCGCGGAAGGGTCCGCCGTCAGCCGTAAACTGTTTAACTTGACGGTTGACATCGGTTTCAGCCGCTTTGAATATCAGCAGCGGCGGGATTCCTGGCATCTTTCTCACCTGTTATGGCCGTTGCTGGACAGCCTGGTGGCAAAGAAGGTGATGGCCAAACTAGGCGGGCGGCTTCGCGGGGCAATGACTGGCGGGGCGGCGTTATCGACTGACGTTTCGCGGATATTTATCGGTTTGGGACTGCCGCTGCTGCAAGGCTACGGCATGACCGAAAGCAGCCCCGTGGTATGCAGCAACACCTTTGACAACAACGTCCCGGGAACCGTGGGGCGGCCCATTCCGGGTGTGGAAGTGAAGCTTGGCGAGAATAATGCGCTGCTGATTCACGGACCCAATGTAATGCTCGGTTACTGGAATGATCCGGAAGCCACCAAGGCGGTGCTGACACCTGATGGCTGGCTGAACTCCGGTGACATCGCACGCATTGATGAAAACGGCGGGATAACGATCACCGGACGCCTGAAGGAAATCATCGTCATGTCCACCGGTGAGAAAGTCCCGCCAGCGGATATGGAAGCCGCGATTCTGCGCGATCCATTATTCGAGCAGGTGATGCTGATCGGTGAAGGACGCTCATACTTAAGCGCACTAGTGGTTCTGAATTCCGGCCACTGGGAAGGCCTGTCAGGACAATATCACCTTGATCGTGACTGGCGTAACCTGGCGCAAGACCAGAAACTTGAGGAAATCCTGCTGGAAAAAATCACCCGTCAGATAAGCGAGTTTCCAGGCTATGCCAAGGTATACCGCGTGGCGCTGGCGCAAGAGCCATGGACCATCGAGAACGGCATGCTCACGCCAACCTTGAAACTGCGGCGGGGACGGGTCCTTGATCGCTATAAGGCCGAAGTGGGCAGACTTTATGAAGGGCATTAA
- a CDS encoding polyamine aminopropyltransferase, with translation MHGFPKRRILTQDESNIQLSEQDGIRALHLGNSMVQSAMRLAAPNDLELIYTRCMMGFMLFHPNPENILMIGLGGGSLAKFVYHRLPRTKTTVIEINPQIVAMARNYFFVPDDDERLQVIIAEGEGYVASHPASADVLMIDGFDDGCQVSSLCSQDFYNRARETLKKKGMLVVNLLSRDKGLQEYLRRIENSFDGHVIVMTAEARGNLIAFAFKQNPAKPAWEELRERAKKLETEFALPFQEYVKKLRRGKIV, from the coding sequence GTGCATGGATTTCCCAAACGGCGCATCCTTACTCAGGATGAGTCGAATATCCAATTGAGTGAGCAGGACGGCATACGTGCGCTCCATCTGGGTAACAGCATGGTGCAAAGCGCCATGAGGCTGGCTGCTCCCAATGATCTGGAGCTGATCTATACTCGATGCATGATGGGATTCATGCTGTTTCATCCCAATCCTGAAAATATTCTGATGATTGGCTTGGGAGGAGGGTCGCTGGCGAAATTCGTCTATCATCGGTTGCCGCGGACGAAAACAACCGTGATCGAAATTAATCCACAAATTGTTGCGATGGCGCGCAATTATTTTTTTGTGCCGGATGATGATGAGCGTCTGCAAGTGATCATTGCGGAAGGGGAAGGATACGTCGCCAGCCATCCTGCCAGCGCGGATGTGCTGATGATTGACGGCTTCGACGATGGCTGTCAGGTTTCCTCGCTTTGCAGCCAGGATTTCTACAATCGTGCCCGTGAGACATTGAAGAAGAAGGGTATGCTGGTGGTGAATCTGCTCAGCAGGGATAAGGGGCTTCAGGAATATCTGAGACGCATCGAGAACAGTTTCGATGGTCACGTTATAGTCATGACGGCGGAGGCGCGTGGTAATCTGATCGCCTTTGCTTTCAAGCAGAATCCCGCCAAACCGGCATGGGAAGAATTAAGGGAACGCGCAAAAAAACTTGAAACAGAGTTTGCGTTGCCTTTTCAGGAGTATGTCAAGAAACTGCGAAGGGGCAAGATTGTGTGA
- a CDS encoding 3-hydroxyacyl-CoA dehydrogenase/enoyl-CoA hydratase family protein, with protein MTNGKFVVRKAAVLGAGVMGAQIAAHLINANVETLLFELPAEQGDPNANVTKAVGNLQKQEPAPLSVSARAAFIQPANYGQHLEWLRDCDIVIEAIAERMDWKTELYKKIAPHLGEHTIFASNTSGLSINRLAQAFPENLRHRFCGIHFFNPPRYMHLVELIACEESNAAMLDDLEKFLVTYLGKGVIRAKDTPNFIANRIGVFSTLATMHHASEFGLGFDLVDALTGPLIGRPKSATFRTGDVVGLDILAHVIETMRDTLPNDPWRSYYAVPDWLQALINSGALGQKTKRGIYQKVGKEIQVLDLATQKYRISAATADDSIKELFKRKNSADKFAALRTNPDPQAQFLWALFRDLFHYCAVHLAEIADNARDLDFAMRWGFGWNQGPFEIWQAAGWNEITGWINEDIAAGKSMSAAPLPDWVQEMGQGVNQTINSSIQGVHRTHGSYAPATNIFRPRSELAVYRRQLFPDRLLSEEVQYGKTIFETDSVRMWHTVDSAGGAGDDGIAILSFKSKMHTIGSDVLDGVQESIDEAERNWRALVIWQTEPPFSAGANLQKATERLKSGEPPSTLSVLAKKLRKTAQSAVLKAARSLNLADALMAGKLAEVEAMVAQFQQTSQDLRYSTIPTVAAVDGLALGGGCEFVMHCDRAVATMESYIGLVEAGVGLLPAGGGCKELALRASQNAKDGDPFPLLKNYFQSVATAQLGKSAENAKELGYLRYADQVVMNRFELLYVAKTQALALAEAGYRPPLRTRNISVAGSTGIATIKGMLVNMLEGNFISEHDYLIGCKIAHVMCGGELTPGSLVDENWFLELERAAFIELLATEKTQARVEHTLKTGKPLRN; from the coding sequence TTGACTAACGGTAAATTCGTCGTACGCAAGGCCGCTGTTCTGGGAGCCGGGGTGATGGGCGCGCAGATCGCGGCGCATCTGATTAATGCCAATGTGGAAACGCTGTTGTTTGAGCTTCCTGCTGAGCAAGGAGACCCCAACGCCAATGTGACCAAAGCGGTGGGGAATCTGCAGAAACAAGAACCCGCACCGCTATCCGTCTCCGCCAGGGCAGCCTTTATCCAGCCCGCCAACTACGGCCAGCATCTTGAATGGCTTCGGGATTGCGATATCGTGATCGAAGCCATCGCCGAGCGCATGGACTGGAAAACCGAGCTGTACAAGAAAATCGCGCCACACCTCGGCGAACACACCATTTTTGCCAGCAACACGTCCGGGCTTTCCATCAACCGGTTGGCACAGGCATTCCCCGAGAACCTGCGTCACCGTTTTTGCGGCATCCATTTTTTCAATCCGCCGCGCTACATGCACCTGGTGGAGTTGATCGCCTGCGAAGAAAGCAACGCCGCGATGCTTGATGATCTGGAAAAATTTCTGGTCACTTATCTGGGCAAGGGGGTGATTCGCGCAAAGGACACCCCTAATTTCATTGCCAATCGCATAGGGGTATTTTCCACGCTCGCCACCATGCATCATGCCAGCGAATTCGGCCTTGGATTTGACCTGGTGGATGCTTTGACCGGCCCGCTGATCGGACGTCCCAAAAGCGCGACCTTCCGCACCGGCGATGTGGTGGGACTGGATATCCTCGCCCACGTGATCGAAACCATGCGCGACACGCTGCCGAACGATCCGTGGCGCTCCTACTATGCCGTGCCCGACTGGCTGCAAGCCTTGATAAACAGCGGCGCGCTCGGACAGAAAACCAAACGCGGGATATATCAGAAAGTGGGCAAGGAAATCCAAGTGCTCGATCTCGCCACACAGAAATACCGTATTTCCGCAGCAACGGCCGACGACAGCATAAAGGAATTGTTCAAACGTAAAAATTCCGCGGATAAGTTTGCCGCGCTGCGAACAAACCCTGATCCTCAGGCGCAATTCCTGTGGGCCCTGTTTCGTGACCTGTTTCACTATTGCGCTGTCCATCTCGCCGAAATCGCCGACAATGCGCGCGATCTTGATTTCGCCATGCGCTGGGGATTCGGCTGGAATCAGGGACCGTTTGAAATCTGGCAGGCAGCAGGATGGAACGAGATTACAGGGTGGATCAATGAGGATATCGCCGCGGGCAAGAGCATGAGCGCAGCGCCGCTGCCTGACTGGGTCCAGGAAATGGGCCAAGGTGTGAATCAGACCATCAATTCGAGTATACAGGGTGTACACAGGACGCATGGTTCCTATGCGCCGGCCACGAATATCTTCCGCCCGCGTTCAGAATTAGCAGTGTATCGGCGGCAATTGTTTCCGGACCGGCTCCTGAGCGAGGAAGTGCAATACGGCAAAACCATATTCGAGACAGATTCAGTACGAATGTGGCATACCGTTGACAGTGCTGGCGGCGCTGGCGATGACGGAATCGCCATTCTCAGCTTCAAGAGCAAGATGCACACCATCGGCAGCGATGTGCTGGATGGGGTGCAAGAGAGCATCGATGAAGCGGAGCGCAACTGGCGCGCACTGGTAATCTGGCAAACGGAGCCGCCATTTTCGGCGGGCGCCAATTTGCAAAAGGCCACCGAGCGCCTGAAAAGTGGCGAGCCACCCTCCACCCTGAGCGTACTGGCGAAAAAGCTGAGGAAAACTGCGCAGTCCGCAGTGCTCAAAGCGGCACGCAGTCTCAATCTTGCTGATGCCTTGATGGCCGGAAAACTGGCGGAAGTGGAAGCAATGGTGGCGCAATTCCAGCAGACTTCGCAAGATCTCAGATACTCGACGATTCCCACAGTAGCCGCGGTGGATGGGCTCGCCTTGGGAGGCGGCTGCGAATTTGTGATGCACTGCGACCGTGCGGTAGCCACAATGGAAAGCTATATTGGCCTGGTGGAGGCCGGTGTGGGGTTATTGCCGGCCGGGGGCGGCTGCAAAGAGCTCGCTCTGCGGGCATCACAGAATGCAAAAGATGGTGATCCTTTTCCGCTGCTGAAAAACTATTTCCAAAGCGTCGCAACCGCGCAACTGGGAAAAAGTGCTGAGAATGCGAAGGAATTGGGATATCTGCGCTACGCCGACCAGGTGGTGATGAACCGGTTCGAATTGCTTTACGTCGCCAAGACGCAGGCGCTCGCGTTGGCTGAAGCAGGTTATCGTCCTCCGCTGAGAACCCGCAATATTTCCGTGGCAGGTTCAACCGGCATCGCCACCATCAAAGGCATGCTTGTTAACATGCTGGAAGGCAATTTCATTTCCGAACACGATTACCTGATCGGCTGCAAAATCGCTCATGTCATGTGCGGGGGTGAGCTGACACCCGGCAGCCTGGTCGATGAAAACTGGTTTCTGGAACTGGAACGGGCCGCGTTTATAGAGCTGCTGGCCACCGAGAAGACACAAGCACGCGTGGAGCATACGCTGAAGACGGGAAAACCGCTGAGGAATTAG
- a CDS encoding DUF3460 family protein, giving the protein MAKLYESDHTKFMRELFEQNPQLAEDQKEARAIWWDKNLDRDERKRFKESAVPQKAYVYFGK; this is encoded by the coding sequence ATGGCAAAACTGTACGAATCCGACCACACTAAATTCATGCGCGAATTGTTCGAGCAAAACCCGCAATTGGCGGAAGATCAGAAGGAAGCGCGCGCAATCTGGTGGGACAAGAATCTGGATAGAGATGAACGCAAGCGCTTCAAGGAATCGGCCGTGCCGCAGAAGGCCTATGTCTATTTTGGAAAATAG
- a CDS encoding SEL1-like repeat protein, giving the protein MARLLPIAGLLLVLLAPRVFAGDFEDGMKFVLSKDYAKAVEPFRKAAEQGNTDAQFNLGVMYAKGRGVPQDYRQAVVWYRKAADQGDAPAQSILGYMHLKGQGVTQDYQQAMAWYLKAAEKNYPVALYNLGVMYAKGQGVAQDYEQAMTWYLRAAEVGHAPAQSILGFMYLKGQGVAQDDQQAASWYLKAAEQGFADAQYALGVLYAKGRGVAQNDREAVSWYRKAAEQGNPDAQYNLGLAYAKGQGTTQDERQAAFWYLKAAEQESTRAQFKLAVLYARGRGVAQNDKEALSWYRRAAEQGYAPAQFNLGVMYATGKGVTQDDHKAASWYSKAAEQGDADAQYNLGVRYDDGRGINKDEQEALAWYRKAAEQGYARAQYSLGVKYDNGSGVAQDYEQALGWYRKAAEQGHPGAQTNLGVLYYKGNGVKQDFVEAEKWFDVAGATGYEDAKLNSEVMAKLMTPEQIAEARKQADEWKQAHQK; this is encoded by the coding sequence ATGGCGCGGTTGTTACCGATAGCGGGACTATTACTGGTGTTGCTGGCACCCCGGGTTTTTGCCGGAGACTTTGAAGATGGGATGAAGTTTGTTCTCAGCAAAGACTACGCTAAAGCGGTGGAACCTTTCAGAAAGGCCGCCGAACAGGGAAATACGGACGCGCAATTCAATCTGGGTGTCATGTACGCCAAAGGCCGGGGCGTTCCGCAGGATTACCGGCAGGCAGTGGTCTGGTACCGCAAGGCGGCGGATCAGGGAGATGCGCCGGCGCAATCCATTCTAGGTTACATGCACCTCAAAGGCCAGGGTGTCACGCAGGACTATCAGCAGGCCATGGCCTGGTATCTCAAGGCCGCTGAAAAGAACTATCCTGTTGCGCTATACAATCTGGGTGTCATGTACGCCAAAGGCCAGGGGGTTGCGCAGGACTATGAACAGGCCATGACTTGGTATCTCAGGGCCGCGGAGGTGGGGCACGCCCCCGCGCAATCCATTCTGGGCTTCATGTACCTCAAGGGCCAGGGGGTAGCGCAGGACGACCAGCAAGCCGCATCTTGGTATCTCAAAGCTGCTGAGCAGGGCTTTGCGGATGCGCAATATGCGCTTGGCGTTCTGTATGCGAAAGGTCGCGGGGTCGCGCAGAATGACCGGGAGGCCGTTTCCTGGTATAGAAAGGCGGCCGAGCAAGGCAATCCCGATGCTCAATACAATCTGGGGCTGGCATACGCGAAAGGACAGGGTACTACACAGGACGAGCGGCAAGCCGCATTCTGGTATCTCAAAGCCGCTGAGCAGGAAAGCACTCGGGCTCAATTCAAGCTTGCCGTCCTGTACGCCAGAGGCCGGGGGGTAGCACAGAACGACAAAGAGGCCCTATCCTGGTATCGCAGGGCGGCGGAGCAAGGGTATGCCCCCGCCCAGTTTAATCTCGGTGTCATGTATGCCACAGGCAAGGGGGTAACGCAGGACGACCATAAAGCCGCATCCTGGTATAGCAAAGCCGCCGAACAGGGGGATGCGGATGCGCAGTACAACCTGGGTGTGCGATACGATGACGGCCGCGGGATTAACAAGGACGAACAGGAAGCCCTGGCCTGGTATCGCAAGGCGGCTGAGCAGGGATATGCCCGGGCTCAATACAGCCTGGGCGTGAAGTATGACAACGGTTCGGGTGTTGCGCAGGATTACGAGCAAGCCCTGGGCTGGTATCGCAAGGCGGCCGAACAGGGACATCCCGGCGCGCAGACCAACCTGGGTGTGTTGTACTACAAAGGCAATGGTGTGAAGCAGGACTTCGTCGAGGCGGAGAAATGGTTCGATGTTGCCGGCGCGACGGGCTATGAGGATGCGAAATTGAATAGTGAGGTTATGGCGAAACTCATGACGCCGGAACAGATTGCCGAAGCGCGAAAACAAGCCGACGAATGGAAACAGGCGCACCAGAAATAA
- a CDS encoding acyl-CoA dehydrogenase, translating to MISSVLLALLVVLGVILFVPPLRRALISNRMLKFFRRILPQISQTEQEALDAGTVWWDGDLFSGKPDWNKLLAYPKPKLSAEEKSFLAGPVEQLCAMLDEWHITRELHDLPPHVWQFIKDNGFFGMIIPRQYGGHGFSALAHSEVVMKISSRSGTAAVSVMVPNSLGPAELLLHYGTEEQKDYYLPRLAKGKEVPCFALTGPDAGSDAGSIPDFGIVCHGEFNGDENVLGMRVTWEKRYITLGPVATLLGLAFKLHDPDGLLGDEKDLGITLALIPTHTPGVNIGRRHFPLDAAFQNGPNSGKDVFIPMDWVIGGRDGIGCGWRMLMNCLAAGRSISLPATSTGAAKLAARTSGAYSRVRVQFKMPIGRFEGVEEALARIGGNTYMMDAARVMTVGAVDLGEKPSVISAIVKYHLTERGRQVINDAMDIHGGKGICMGPSNYLGRNYQHIPVSITVEGANILTRSMIIFGQGAIRCHPYVLREIRAANDSNAARASVEFDRALMGHIVFSIGNGMRSLLHGLTGGYLASAPGSVGPEVQGYYSQLTRFSAAFALLADISLLVLGGSLKRRERLSARLGDILSMLYLCSATLKRFKDDDRPAADLPLLHWSMRDALYRMQEAFDGLMGNFPGGAVGMRLLRFLVFPLGKSFSPPSDELSHKVAKLMLTPGEARDRLTTGIYVPESAEEPLGILEQALRCAVVSEAVESKLRAAVKAGRIPAQREEKITAALKQRVITTNELELMGKMETLRRRVIMVDDFPADFGSEPHAGPEPAETIPEMAAEVTHDTASQQPARTLD from the coding sequence TTGATCTCCTCTGTGCTGCTGGCGCTGCTTGTCGTTCTCGGCGTTATTCTATTTGTCCCGCCGCTGAGGCGTGCGCTCATTTCGAATCGAATGCTGAAATTTTTCCGCAGAATCCTGCCGCAGATTTCGCAGACAGAACAGGAGGCACTGGATGCGGGAACCGTATGGTGGGACGGGGATCTGTTCAGCGGCAAGCCGGACTGGAACAAGCTGCTGGCCTACCCCAAGCCGAAACTGAGCGCGGAAGAAAAGAGCTTTCTCGCCGGCCCAGTTGAACAATTGTGCGCGATGCTGGATGAATGGCACATTACGCGCGAGCTGCACGATCTGCCTCCCCATGTTTGGCAATTCATCAAGGACAATGGTTTTTTCGGCATGATTATCCCCAGGCAATATGGGGGCCATGGCTTTTCTGCGCTGGCACATTCCGAAGTGGTGATGAAGATCAGCTCGCGCAGCGGCACCGCGGCGGTATCGGTAATGGTGCCAAATTCGCTGGGGCCGGCGGAACTGCTGTTGCACTACGGCACGGAGGAACAAAAAGATTACTATCTCCCGCGTCTGGCGAAAGGGAAGGAAGTCCCCTGTTTCGCTCTGACCGGACCGGATGCGGGGTCGGATGCGGGTTCTATTCCTGATTTTGGCATCGTCTGCCATGGCGAATTCAACGGCGATGAGAATGTGCTGGGCATGCGGGTCACCTGGGAAAAACGCTACATTACCCTGGGCCCGGTGGCGACTCTCCTCGGACTTGCATTCAAGCTGCATGACCCGGATGGGCTACTTGGTGATGAAAAAGATCTTGGTATCACGCTCGCGCTGATCCCCACCCATACACCGGGTGTCAATATCGGACGCCGCCACTTCCCGCTCGATGCCGCTTTTCAAAATGGCCCCAATTCCGGCAAGGATGTGTTCATCCCGATGGATTGGGTAATTGGCGGGCGCGACGGAATAGGGTGCGGCTGGCGCATGCTGATGAACTGCCTTGCGGCCGGACGATCGATTTCCCTGCCGGCCACCAGCACCGGCGCAGCCAAACTGGCGGCGCGCACCAGCGGCGCGTATAGCAGAGTGCGCGTGCAATTCAAAATGCCCATCGGGCGCTTTGAAGGCGTGGAGGAGGCGCTGGCGCGTATCGGCGGCAATACTTACATGATGGACGCGGCGCGTGTGATGACGGTGGGCGCGGTGGATCTTGGCGAGAAACCCTCGGTCATCTCGGCCATTGTCAAATATCATCTCACCGAACGCGGACGCCAGGTCATCAACGATGCGATGGATATTCATGGTGGCAAGGGTATCTGCATGGGGCCCAGCAACTACCTGGGACGCAATTATCAGCATATTCCCGTCAGCATCACGGTAGAAGGCGCCAACATCCTGACTCGCAGCATGATTATCTTCGGTCAGGGTGCGATACGCTGCCACCCTTATGTGTTAAGGGAAATTCGCGCGGCGAACGACAGCAATGCGGCGCGCGCCTCGGTGGAATTCGATCGCGCATTGATGGGGCACATTGTTTTCAGTATCGGCAATGGTATGCGTTCCCTGCTGCATGGACTCACCGGCGGCTATCTTGCGAGCGCTCCCGGCAGCGTGGGTCCCGAGGTACAAGGTTACTATAGCCAACTAACACGTTTCTCTGCTGCTTTCGCGCTGCTCGCCGACATATCCCTGCTTGTTTTGGGAGGATCACTGAAACGCAGGGAAAGATTGTCCGCTCGCCTGGGCGATATTCTCAGCATGCTTTATTTATGCTCGGCGACGCTCAAGCGCTTTAAGGACGATGATCGCCCCGCGGCTGATTTACCATTGCTGCATTGGTCGATGCGGGATGCACTTTATCGCATGCAGGAAGCTTTCGATGGCTTGATGGGAAATTTTCCTGGGGGCGCTGTAGGAATGCGGCTGCTTCGGTTTCTTGTATTTCCTTTGGGCAAATCATTCTCGCCGCCATCCGATGAATTGAGTCATAAGGTAGCCAAACTGATGCTCACGCCGGGGGAAGCGCGTGACCGTCTGACCACGGGCATTTACGTGCCGGAATCCGCTGAGGAGCCGCTGGGCATTCTGGAACAGGCACTGCGATGCGCAGTCGTAAGCGAGGCAGTGGAATCCAAGTTGCGCGCAGCCGTCAAAGCGGGCCGGATCCCCGCACAGCGGGAGGAAAAAATCACCGCTGCCCTTAAGCAAAGGGTTATCACCACCAACGAGTTGGAACTGATGGGAAAAATGGAGACCCTGCGCCGGCGTGTCATCATGGTGGACGATTTTCCCGCGGATTTTGGCAGCGAACCGCATGCTGGCCCTGAACCGGCGGAAACGATCCCGGAAATGGCCGCGGAAGTGACCCATGACACGGCAAGCCAGCAGCCTGCCAGGACCCTCGATTAG
- a CDS encoding acetyl-CoA C-acyltransferase produces MSKQIQDAYIVAAVRTPVGKAPRGMFKTVRPDDMLAHVLKAAMAQCEGLDPAAIEDVIAGCAMPEAEQGMNVARIGLLLAGLPDSVPGMTINRFCASGLQAVAIAADRIRLGEADVMIGAGTESMSMVPMTGNKMSLDPAIFARNENVAIAYGMGITGEKVAQRWQVSREAQDEFAVTSHARALEAIKMGEFRQEIAPYPVEEKLPDLVTHEVRNVSTIRDTDEGPRPGTNPQTLATLRPVFAAGGSVTAGNSSQMSDGAGAVIVASEAALKRFNLTPIGRFMGFAVAGVPPEIMGIGPIKAIPKVLKQIGLSQDDLDWIELNEAFAAQSLAVINDLGLDRAKVNPLGGAIALGHPLGATGAIRVATLLHGLRRHNQKYGMVTMCVGTGMGAAGVFEAL; encoded by the coding sequence ATGAGCAAACAAATTCAGGACGCTTATATCGTTGCTGCCGTACGCACTCCGGTAGGAAAAGCGCCGCGCGGAATGTTCAAAACAGTGCGACCGGACGACATGCTGGCACATGTATTGAAAGCTGCGATGGCGCAATGTGAAGGGCTCGATCCGGCCGCCATTGAGGACGTGATTGCCGGTTGCGCCATGCCGGAGGCGGAACAGGGCATGAATGTGGCACGTATCGGGCTTTTATTGGCCGGACTCCCGGATAGTGTACCGGGCATGACGATCAATCGCTTTTGCGCATCGGGATTGCAGGCGGTGGCGATCGCGGCCGACCGCATCCGCCTGGGGGAGGCCGATGTGATGATCGGCGCCGGCACCGAAAGCATGAGCATGGTGCCGATGACGGGTAACAAGATGTCGTTGGACCCGGCGATATTTGCACGGAATGAGAATGTCGCCATTGCTTACGGCATGGGCATAACCGGGGAAAAAGTTGCACAACGGTGGCAAGTCAGCCGCGAAGCACAGGATGAATTTGCGGTAACAAGCCATGCTCGGGCGCTTGAAGCTATCAAAATGGGTGAATTCAGGCAGGAGATCGCACCTTATCCGGTGGAAGAAAAGCTACCTGATCTCGTCACGCATGAGGTCCGTAACGTATCCACCATCCGCGATACCGATGAAGGCCCGCGTCCCGGCACCAACCCGCAAACGCTGGCTACCCTGAGACCGGTATTTGCCGCGGGTGGCTCGGTAACGGCGGGCAATAGCTCGCAGATGTCCGATGGTGCGGGAGCCGTAATCGTGGCAAGCGAAGCGGCATTGAAGCGCTTCAATCTCACCCCGATTGGACGTTTCATGGGATTTGCGGTTGCCGGCGTACCGCCGGAGATCATGGGCATTGGCCCGATCAAGGCGATACCCAAGGTGCTGAAACAGATTGGTTTGAGTCAGGACGATCTCGACTGGATCGAATTGAACGAAGCGTTCGCCGCCCAGAGTCTTGCGGTCATAAACGATCTGGGGCTGGATCGTGCCAAGGTCAATCCGCTAGGGGGCGCAATTGCGCTGGGTCATCCATTGGGCGCCACCGGCGCCATCCGCGTCGCCACATTGCTGCATGGCCTGCGCCGGCACAATCAGAAGTACGGTATGGTCACAATGTGCGTCGGAACCGGGATGGGCGCTGCGGGAGTGTTCGAGGCGCTCTGA
- a CDS encoding acyl-CoA thioesterase, translated as MSHSPEIHTPLPEGRDPILRLVPMPTDTNYAGDVFGGWIMAQVDIAGSLPAIRRARGRVATVAVNSFVFKQPVFVGDVVSFYASIVKIGRTSITVDVAVYAQRGLRQGSDEICIKVTEAVLTYVAVDENRRPRVVPQE; from the coding sequence ATGAGTCATAGCCCGGAAATCCACACCCCGCTGCCGGAAGGCCGCGACCCTATTCTGCGTCTGGTGCCAATGCCCACCGACACCAACTATGCGGGCGACGTATTCGGCGGCTGGATCATGGCACAGGTGGACATTGCGGGCAGTCTACCGGCAATCCGTCGCGCCCGCGGACGCGTAGCCACGGTGGCGGTAAATTCATTTGTTTTCAAGCAGCCGGTATTCGTCGGCGATGTGGTGAGCTTTTATGCCAGCATCGTCAAGATCGGGCGCACTTCCATCACGGTGGATGTTGCAGTCTATGCCCAGCGCGGGCTGCGTCAAGGTAGCGACGAAATATGCATCAAGGTCACGGAGGCGGTTTTGACTTATGTAGCAGTGGATGAGAATCGAAGACCACGAGTTGTTCCACAGGAATGA